In Geminocystis sp. NIES-3708, a single window of DNA contains:
- a CDS encoding DUF2079 domain-containing protein: MKEFILRFNNIKFFIIISFIILLVTSSIRHILFNSSAFDLGIFDNGIYLISQGKNPYVSFRDLHILGDHAAWILYLIAPLYFIFPSVYWLFILQAFALSISILPIWHLAKLMGLKDTKAKTVCLMYILYPLIFNVNLFDFHPEVIAIPLFFTAILAVKLNKIYWFIPSIILILGCKAVLALNIIMMGIWLIIFYQKKNYGIIAIFSGIFWFIIATQLIIPAFSGQEAAAVSRYAFLGDSVTEIALNLVFKPQIILSHLFTGANAEYLLLLFIPFIPALAWQELINLIPAIPTLFLNLLTDYQPQKDLVHQYSLPIIPFLILTIISSLANYKTWFNQSLQLKIWSIITFLIFAKYVYFLPNALYFKNLHTWQSTNEAIALVNNQESVFTAPQIAPHLTHREIIGLAIDHLNYEKITTFNQVLLNLDNPTGYSSPEDIQGLINFLKTNKNFKLSYEKNNIFLFTKLS; this comes from the coding sequence ATGAAAGAATTTATATTACGTTTTAATAACATCAAATTTTTTATTATTATTAGTTTTATTATTCTTTTAGTTACTAGTAGTATTCGTCATATTTTATTTAATTCTAGTGCCTTTGATTTAGGTATTTTCGATAATGGTATTTATTTAATTTCCCAAGGAAAAAATCCTTATGTTAGTTTTCGAGATTTACATATTTTAGGTGATCATGCGGCTTGGATTCTATATTTAATTGCACCTTTATACTTTATTTTTCCTTCAGTTTATTGGTTATTTATTTTACAAGCCTTCGCTTTATCCATATCAATTTTACCTATTTGGCATTTAGCAAAATTGATGGGTTTAAAAGATACAAAAGCAAAAACTGTTTGTTTAATGTATATCTTATATCCATTAATTTTTAATGTTAATTTATTTGATTTTCATCCAGAAGTAATCGCTATACCTTTATTTTTTACTGCTATTTTAGCTGTGAAATTAAATAAAATTTATTGGTTTATTCCTTCGATCATTTTAATTTTAGGATGTAAAGCAGTACTAGCTTTAAATATTATCATGATGGGTATATGGTTAATCATTTTCTACCAGAAAAAAAACTACGGAATAATAGCAATATTTAGCGGTATTTTTTGGTTTATTATTGCTACTCAATTAATTATTCCTGCATTCAGTGGACAAGAAGCAGCTGCAGTAAGTCGTTACGCTTTTCTAGGAGATTCTGTTACAGAAATTGCTCTTAATTTAGTCTTTAAACCTCAAATTATTTTATCTCATTTATTTACTGGTGCAAATGCTGAATATTTATTATTATTATTTATTCCTTTTATTCCTGCTTTAGCATGGCAAGAGTTAATAAATTTAATTCCCGCAATTCCCACATTATTTCTTAATTTATTAACAGATTATCAACCTCAAAAAGATTTAGTTCATCAATATTCATTGCCTATTATTCCCTTTTTAATTCTAACTATAATAAGTAGTTTAGCTAATTATAAAACATGGTTTAATCAAAGCTTACAATTAAAGATTTGGTCTATCATTACTTTTTTAATTTTCGCTAAATATGTTTATTTTTTACCTAATGCTTTATATTTCAAGAATTTACATACATGGCAATCAACCAATGAAGCAATAGCCTTAGTAAATAATCAAGAATCCGTTTTTACAGCTCCACAAATTGCTCCTCATTTAACCCATAGAGAAATAATTGGTTTAGCTATTGATCATCTTAATTATGAAAAAATTACTACTTTTAATCAAGTTTTATTAAACTTAGATAATCCCACAGGATATAGTTCTCCAGAAGATATACAAGGTTTAATAAATTTTTTAAAAACAAATAAAAATTTTAAATTAAGTTACGAAAAAAATAACATATTTTTATTTACTAAATTAAGTTAA
- a CDS encoding pseudouridine synthase: protein MKYTYILFNKPYNVLCQFTDDSPHNLSRETLKNYINIPNIYSVGRLDLDSEGLLLLTDNPRVKHRLCEPSFAHPRTYWSQVENIPNSKALHDLQQGVIIQGKKTKKAMVNIIIEEPKLPPRNPPIRYRREISTSWIELTLTEGRNRQVRKMTAAVGHPTLRLIRVKIGIDSHHQLTLTGLAPGQWRELNAIEQKSLEKL from the coding sequence ATGAAATATACTTATATTTTATTTAATAAACCTTATAACGTACTATGTCAATTTACTGATGATAGTCCTCATAATCTTAGTCGAGAAACTTTAAAAAATTATATTAATATACCTAATATTTATTCTGTAGGACGTTTAGATCTTGATAGTGAAGGGTTATTATTATTAACTGATAATCCAAGAGTAAAACATCGATTGTGTGAGCCTAGTTTTGCTCATCCACGCACCTATTGGAGTCAAGTAGAGAATATTCCTAACTCTAAAGCCTTACATGACTTACAACAAGGGGTTATTATTCAAGGCAAAAAAACAAAAAAAGCAATGGTAAATATAATAATAGAAGAGCCAAAATTACCCCCTCGTAATCCCCCTATCCGTTATCGGCGAGAAATTTCTACTTCATGGATAGAATTAACCTTAACGGAGGGGCGTAATCGTCAAGTAAGAAAAATGACAGCAGCAGTAGGACATCCTACCTTAAGATTAATTAGAGTAAAAATAGGTATTGATTCTCACCATCAATTAACTTTAACAGGATTAGCTCCTGGACAATGGCGAGAATTAAATGCTATAGAGCAAAAAAGCCTCGAAAAACTATAG
- a CDS encoding DUF4330 domain-containing protein encodes MKIIDSKGRLFGKVNILDLGAITVILLVLIGIFIIPGPQGSIAQVGNTATDTIELNLLVRGLSVKDPDSLLNEFNQKANINIIVRNEPAGQLTIDSAERLPNYVIVPQPDGSVKALLDPRPETFSIDMMLLMTGKGQMTKDGAILANQKIKIGTVLELDGTNYNFRGSVIGVNKR; translated from the coding sequence ATGAAAATTATTGACTCTAAAGGTCGTTTATTCGGTAAAGTAAACATTTTAGATTTAGGTGCGATCACGGTTATTTTATTAGTCTTAATTGGTATTTTTATTATACCTGGTCCTCAAGGTTCGATCGCCCAAGTGGGAAATACTGCCACCGATACTATTGAATTAAACTTATTAGTAAGAGGTTTAAGTGTTAAAGATCCTGACAGTTTACTCAATGAATTTAATCAAAAAGCGAATATAAATATTATTGTACGAAATGAACCTGCTGGTCAATTAACTATTGATTCTGCTGAAAGATTACCAAACTATGTCATTGTTCCTCAACCTGATGGTAGTGTAAAAGCATTACTAGATCCTCGTCCTGAAACTTTTAGTATTGATATGATGTTATTAATGACAGGAAAAGGACAAATGACAAAAGATGGTGCAATATTAGCTAATCAAAAAATTAAAATTGGTACAGTATTAGAACTCGATGGTACTAATTATAATTTTAGAGGTAGCGTTATCGGAGTCAATAAAAGATAA